From one Astatotilapia calliptera chromosome 10, fAstCal1.2, whole genome shotgun sequence genomic stretch:
- the LOC113030809 gene encoding vacuolar protein sorting-associated protein 26B-like: MSFFGFGQSADIDIVLNDAETRKKAEHRSEDGRKDKYFLFYDGETVSGKVNVTLKYPGKRLEHNGIKIEFIGQIEMYYDRGNHHEFVSLVKDLARPGELTQSQTFDFEFTHVEKPYESYTGQNVKLRYFLRATVGRRLNDISKELELVVHTLSTYPELNSSIKMEVGIEDCLHIEFEYNKSKYHLKDVIVGKIYFLLVRIKIRHMEIDIIKRETTGTGPNVYHENDTIAKYEIMDGAPVRGESIPIRLFLAGYELTPTMRDINKKFSVRYYLNLVLIDEEERRYFKQQEITLWRKGDIVRKSMSHQAAIASQRFEGTSNPEKFLGHNAEEDTG; this comes from the exons ATGagcttttttggttttggtcaGAGTGCGGACATAGATATAGTTCTGAATGACGCCGAAACGAGAAAGAAAGCTGAGCACAGAAGCGAAGACGGCAGGAAAGACAAATATTTCCTTTTCTACGACGGGGAAACTGTTTCCGGAAAAGTCAACGTTACACTCAAATACCCGGGAAAGAGGCTGGAGCATAATGGCATCAAAATCGAGTTTATCGGCCAGATAG AAATGTACTATGACAGGGGGAATCATCACGAGTTTGTGTCTCTGGTGAAAGACTTGGCTCGACCAGGGGAGCTCACACAGTCACAGACGTTTGACTTTGAGTTCACACATGTGGAGAAGCCCTACGAATCATACACTGGTCAGAACGTCAAGTTACG CTACTTTCTCAGGGCGACAGTAGGCCGGAGACTCAACGACATCAGCAAAGAGTTGGAGCTTGTGGTTCACACACTCAGCACCTACCCCGAGCTGAACTCCTCCATCAAGATGGAAGTTGGCATTGAGGACTGTCTACACATAGAGTTTGAGTACAATAAGTCCAa GTATCACCTAAAAGATGTTATTGTAGGGAAGATTTACTTCCTCCTAGTGAGGATTAAGATCAGACATATGGAGATTGACATCATCAAGCGGGAGACAACTGGCACAGGCCCTAACGTCTACCATGAGAACGACACCATAGCAAAGTATGAAATAATGGATGGTGCCCCCGTCAGAG GAGAGTCCATCCCCATCAGGCTGTTTCTGGCAGGCTATGAGTTGACCCCCACAATGAGGGACATTAACAAGAAGTTTTCTGTGCGGTACTACCTTAATCTGGTCCTCATAGATGAAGAGGAAAGACGCTATTTCAAACAGCAG GAGATCACACTGTGGAGGAAAGGCGACATTGTGAGGAAGAGTATGTCTCATCAAGCCGCCATTGCCTCGCAGCGCTTTGAAGGTACCTCCAATCCAGAGAAGTTCCTCGGCCATAACGCCGAGGAAGACACCGGCTAA